One stretch of Dissulfurimicrobium hydrothermale DNA includes these proteins:
- the hisH gene encoding imidazole glycerol phosphate synthase subunit HisH has product MFKLIAMIAIIDYRAGNLASVARALTYLGFTCEITDDRKKIMTADHIIFPGVGAAGRAMMELKVLGLDDALKEAFAASRPILGICLGTQIIFEYSEEDGASCLGLISGRVRRFPDPLFDGNARLKIPHMGWNRVEWIGMHPVFTGCHEDSEYYFVHSYYPDPAEQRLIMGLTEYGVKFSSALAKGSLVAVQFHPEKSGRPGLKILENFCKWRP; this is encoded by the coding sequence GTGTTTAAGTTAATCGCCATGATAGCGATTATTGACTATAGGGCAGGGAATCTTGCCAGCGTGGCAAGGGCGCTGACATATCTCGGTTTTACATGTGAAATAACCGATGATCGTAAAAAGATCATGACGGCTGATCATATCATATTCCCTGGGGTTGGTGCGGCCGGCCGGGCCATGATGGAGCTTAAGGTTCTCGGTCTTGATGATGCTTTGAAAGAGGCCTTTGCAGCCTCAAGGCCTATCCTAGGCATATGCCTCGGCACCCAGATAATCTTTGAATACAGCGAAGAAGATGGAGCCTCTTGTCTTGGTCTAATTTCGGGAAGGGTCAGACGATTCCCTGATCCCCTTTTTGATGGTAATGCGCGTCTTAAGATACCGCACATGGGGTGGAACAGGGTCGAATGGATAGGGATGCATCCTGTATTTACGGGTTGTCATGAGGATTCAGAATACTATTTCGTACATTCCTATTATCCTGATCCTGCTGAACAGCGTTTGATTATGGGGTTAACTGAATATGGCGTAAAGTTTTCCTCTGCACTGGCCAAGGGGAGCCTTGTGGCCGTACAATTTCATCCTGAAAAGAGTGGTCGGCCTGGACTGAAGATATTGGAAAACTTCTGCAAGTGGAGGCCATGA
- the hisF gene encoding imidazole glycerol phosphate synthase subunit HisF yields MLSRRIIPCLDVRDGKTTKGIRFKGNVDIGDPIAMARFYYEEGADELVFYDITASSDHRPIMIDVVRQVAGEIFIPFSVGGGIRTVEDMREVLLAGAEKVSVNSAAVKNPGLISEGAKAFGNQCIVLGMDVKRVETSAKIPSGYEIVINGGRIYTGIDALWWAKEAERLGAGEICLNSIDADGTQEGYELNLTRMISESVGIPVIASGGAGHPEHLYQVLAEARADAALIASMTHYGTYTVRQIKEYLNERGVKVRMVW; encoded by the coding sequence ATGCTGAGCAGACGGATCATACCATGTCTGGATGTAAGGGATGGAAAGACCACTAAGGGCATAAGGTTTAAAGGTAATGTTGACATCGGTGACCCGATTGCTATGGCCAGGTTTTATTACGAAGAAGGGGCGGATGAGCTTGTTTTTTATGACATAACCGCCTCAAGCGATCATCGCCCCATCATGATTGATGTGGTACGCCAGGTAGCCGGGGAGATATTCATTCCATTCTCTGTAGGGGGAGGGATTAGAACCGTAGAGGATATGCGCGAGGTGCTTCTGGCCGGGGCCGAGAAGGTAAGCGTCAACTCCGCTGCGGTAAAAAATCCTGGACTTATAAGCGAAGGCGCAAAGGCCTTCGGGAATCAATGCATAGTCCTTGGGATGGATGTAAAGCGTGTAGAGACATCTGCAAAGATCCCGTCTGGCTATGAGATAGTCATCAATGGAGGGCGTATTTATACGGGGATCGATGCACTTTGGTGGGCTAAAGAGGCCGAAAGGCTCGGTGCTGGCGAGATCTGTCTAAACTCCATAGACGCGGATGGGACGCAGGAGGGCTATGAATTGAACCTCACCCGGATGATTTCAGAGTCGGTAGGCATACCCGTCATTGCCTCAGGCGGTGCAGGCCACCCTGAACATCTTTATCAGGTCCTTGCCGAAGCAAGGGCGGATGCCGCCCTTATTGCCTCGATGACCCATTATGGCACGTATACCGTACGCCAGATCAAGGAATACTTGAACGAACGGGGCGTAAAGGTGCGTATGGTATGGTGA
- a CDS encoding ATP-binding protein, with amino-acid sequence MTGKTEKSSYFLRVNRLVGKAIHGYGLLHQGDRIMVALSGGSDSLLTLWFLRNWLKKAPISYEILPVHLDMGFGGGTVETLWRYLSENGLSYHIEETGFGIYAHSPGNRGKSPCFICSMLRRKRLFELAARFGYNKIALGHNLDDMIETFFINLSFIGEMSTHVPRQEMFGGLITIIRPLALVNKGQIERLSRELGLPITKNACPSSGRTRREEIKGLLENFYRLNRHARGNIAKALTRIRPEYLPLLSPLP; translated from the coding sequence GTGACTGGTAAGACAGAAAAGTCATCCTACTTTCTCCGAGTAAACCGACTAGTAGGCAAGGCCATCCATGGATACGGTCTTCTCCATCAAGGGGATCGCATCATGGTCGCACTGTCAGGTGGATCAGACAGTCTGCTTACCCTGTGGTTTCTAAGGAACTGGCTCAAAAAGGCTCCTATCTCCTATGAAATCCTGCCGGTACATCTGGATATGGGCTTTGGTGGCGGGACAGTCGAGACATTGTGGCGCTACCTCTCCGAGAATGGGCTTTCATACCATATCGAAGAGACAGGTTTCGGCATATATGCCCACAGTCCTGGAAACCGCGGCAAAAGCCCATGCTTCATCTGCTCCATGCTAAGACGCAAGCGTCTTTTTGAACTCGCTGCAAGATTCGGCTACAACAAGATTGCGCTAGGTCACAATCTGGATGACATGATAGAAACATTCTTCATCAACCTAAGCTTCATTGGCGAAATGAGCACGCATGTGCCAAGACAGGAGATGTTTGGAGGGCTGATCACTATCATCAGACCTCTGGCATTGGTCAATAAGGGGCAGATCGAACGCCTTTCACGCGAATTAGGACTGCCAATTACAAAAAATGCCTGCCCTTCCTCTGGAAGGACCAGACGGGAAGAGATTAAGGGACTGCTTGAAAACTTCTATCGATTGAACCGCCATGCAAGGGGCAACATCGCCAAGGCGCTTACCCGCATAAGGCCAGAATATCTTCCGCTCCTATCGCCCCTTCCCTGA
- the purD gene encoding phosphoribosylamine--glycine ligase, giving the protein MSRNKNNKVLVIGSGGREHAIVWKLVQSPGVQEVFCAPGNAGISRHATCVPIKSSDIDGLLDFAKREGIDLTVVGPEAPLACGIVDRFKAEGLSIFGPSRLAAEIEASKVFAKDMLRRFGIPTGAYKVFSEPGEAVRFIEREMGVPVVLKADGLAAGKGVVIAKTIDEAKDAVSLILEEKAFGEAGARLLVEEFLDGEEASFMVVTDGKTVIPLATSQDHKAVFDRDQGPNTGGMGAYSPAPVIDERLFNRIMDRIMLPTVKAMESLGRLFMGVLYAGLMIKDGDAKVLEFNCRFGDPEAQPILMRMKTDLFELLMAAVDGRLDEMRPEWDPRPAVTVVMASKGYPGRYETGKVIDGIEEAETLGDVKVFHAGTAVKDGRLVTSGGRVLGVTALGETIPKAVETVYEAVAKISWDGMHYRRDIGQKAFRHLKARARSARVAVVMGSKSDMEVMHKASEILEEFGVSCETMVLSAHRSPELAAGYAKGAAERGIEVIIAGAGMAAHLAGAMAAHTVLPVIGVPLDGSPLNGLDSLLSTVQMPPGIPVATVSIGKAGAKNAAYLALQILALKDHGLRAALEAFRKRQADEIKGLNREAY; this is encoded by the coding sequence CAGAGCCCAGGGGTCCAGGAGGTATTTTGCGCCCCAGGCAATGCGGGTATCAGCCGGCATGCGACATGTGTCCCCATAAAGTCATCTGATATTGACGGCCTGCTGGATTTTGCCAAAAGGGAAGGGATAGACCTTACGGTGGTAGGTCCTGAGGCGCCGCTTGCCTGCGGGATCGTGGACAGGTTCAAGGCTGAGGGGCTTTCCATATTCGGTCCGTCAAGGCTTGCAGCCGAGATAGAGGCAAGCAAGGTCTTTGCAAAGGACATGCTCAGGCGGTTCGGTATACCTACCGGCGCCTATAAGGTCTTTAGCGAGCCGGGAGAGGCGGTGCGGTTTATAGAAAGGGAGATGGGAGTCCCCGTTGTCCTCAAGGCCGATGGCCTGGCCGCTGGAAAAGGCGTAGTAATAGCGAAGACTATCGATGAGGCCAAAGATGCGGTTTCGCTTATCTTGGAAGAGAAGGCCTTTGGCGAGGCGGGTGCCAGGCTGCTGGTAGAGGAGTTTCTTGATGGTGAGGAGGCCTCGTTTATGGTCGTAACCGACGGAAAGACCGTGATACCCCTTGCCACGTCGCAGGACCACAAGGCCGTATTTGATCGGGATCAAGGGCCCAATACAGGCGGCATGGGGGCATATTCCCCGGCCCCCGTCATAGATGAGCGGCTCTTCAATAGGATTATGGACAGGATTATGCTTCCGACCGTTAAGGCGATGGAGTCACTAGGAAGGCTGTTCATGGGCGTACTATATGCAGGGCTTATGATAAAGGATGGTGATGCAAAGGTCCTTGAGTTCAATTGCCGTTTCGGCGATCCTGAGGCCCAGCCCATACTTATGCGCATGAAGACCGACCTCTTTGAGCTGCTTATGGCTGCTGTAGACGGCAGGCTTGATGAAATGAGGCCTGAGTGGGATCCTAGGCCGGCGGTAACCGTAGTTATGGCTTCGAAGGGATATCCAGGCCGTTATGAGACAGGTAAGGTTATCGATGGGATAGAAGAGGCCGAAACCTTGGGAGATGTAAAGGTTTTTCATGCCGGCACAGCTGTAAAGGACGGCCGTCTGGTCACTTCGGGTGGCAGGGTCTTGGGCGTCACTGCCTTGGGTGAGACCATACCCAAGGCAGTGGAGACTGTCTATGAGGCTGTTGCCAAAATTAGTTGGGACGGTATGCATTATCGCCGTGACATAGGGCAGAAGGCCTTCAGACACCTAAAGGCCCGGGCAAGATCTGCAAGGGTGGCTGTTGTAATGGGGAGCAAGAGCGACATGGAGGTTATGCATAAGGCATCAGAGATATTAGAGGAATTCGGGGTTTCTTGTGAGACGATGGTCCTTTCTGCACACAGGAGCCCTGAACTTGCAGCCGGATACGCAAAAGGTGCGGCTGAAAGGGGTATCGAGGTGATAATCGCTGGGGCTGGTATGGCTGCGCACCTGGCCGGGGCCATGGCAGCGCACACAGTACTTCCAGTGATCGGCGTTCCCTTGGACGGTTCGCCTCTTAACGGCTTGGATTCCTTGCTTTCCACGGTCCAGATGCCGCCTGGTATACCTGTGGCTACCGTGTCCATAGGTAAGGCAGGGGCCAAGAACGCTGCGTATTTGGCCCTTCAGATACTTGCTCTTAAGGATCATGGATTAAGGGCGGCCCTAGAGGCTTTTCGAAAGAGGCAGGCAGATGAAATAAAAGGATTAAACAGGGAGGCGTATTGA
- a CDS encoding LemA family protein — translation MDKLTAGLKSTKRHIPSCVFLVSLLFLLSGCGYNTIQQQDEAVKAAWAEVLNQYQRRADLVPNLVKVVQGYAAHEKGVLTQVTEARAKIGSIQASEELLRNEEAFKRFIKAQAEMTSALSRLLAVSENYPQLKADGLFRDLQAQLEGTENRIAVARNRYIKAVEAYNVTIRSFPSNLTAKAFGYAPRPTFQPENEGAVSKPPAVDFDIHTNEKAIPASK, via the coding sequence ATGGATAAATTGACTGCAGGCTTAAAATCGACAAAAAGACATATACCATCTTGCGTATTTTTGGTGTCGCTGCTGTTCTTGCTCTCCGGCTGCGGTTACAACACCATTCAACAGCAGGATGAGGCAGTCAAGGCTGCATGGGCAGAGGTGTTGAATCAGTATCAAAGGCGGGCCGACCTTGTCCCCAATCTCGTAAAGGTCGTCCAAGGCTATGCAGCCCATGAAAAAGGTGTCCTAACGCAGGTCACAGAGGCCAGGGCAAAGATCGGAAGCATACAGGCATCAGAAGAACTCCTGAGGAATGAAGAGGCCTTCAAGCGCTTCATCAAGGCCCAGGCGGAAATGACATCGGCCCTATCAAGACTTCTAGCCGTCTCCGAAAACTATCCCCAGCTAAAGGCCGACGGCCTCTTCCGCGACCTACAGGCCCAGTTGGAAGGCACTGAAAACCGCATAGCGGTGGCAAGAAACCGCTATATAAAGGCAGTAGAGGCCTATAACGTGACCATACGCTCCTTTCCTAGCAACCTAACTGCCAAGGCCTTCGGATATGCCCCAAGACCCACCTTTCAACCGGAAAACGAAGGTGCAGTCTCCAAACCACCTGCGGTTGATTTTGACATCCATACCAATGAGAAGGCCATACCCGCATCAAAATGA
- a CDS encoding phosphopantetheine-binding protein, which yields MQTLERIKKVFLENFDFKEDALRPEMTIDSLGLDSLDKVDFLFALENEFDIDIPDGQVKLNSIQDVVDTVERLVKEQHSETH from the coding sequence ATGCAGACATTAGAAAGGATTAAAAAGGTATTTCTCGAAAACTTTGATTTTAAGGAAGATGCGTTAAGACCAGAGATGACCATCGACAGCTTGGGGCTTGACTCCCTCGACAAGGTTGATTTCCTCTTCGCCCTTGAGAATGAATTTGACATCGACATCCCTGACGGGCAGGTCAAGCTCAATTCCATCCAAGACGTAGTTGATACAGTGGAAAGACTTGTTAAAGAACAGCACAGCGAGACGCATTGA
- a CDS encoding aspartate aminotransferase family protein: MQYNITKKELLELESRYCSYGDTVHYSKEPIIFKRCEGSWLFDIEDRPYLDMQMWYSAVNFGYRNKEIEEAHNRQMATLPQVASQYLHKEKIMLAARIAMETEKRFGKKGRVHFNVGGAQAIEDSLKLIRNFKDGKSLMFAFMGGYHGRTLGATEITSSFRYRRRYGHFANRAAFIPFPYCYRCFYKMERGTCDYYCIKEFERLFESEYYGVIDKKDNEVEYAAFYIEPIQATGGYIVPPPEYFQRLSEILKRYGILLVDDEIQMGFYRTGKLWAIEHFNTRPDVVTFAKSLTNGLNPLSGLWAREELINPEIFPPGSTHSTFSSNPLGAAAGLAVMDYISRNNMEGLVAEKGAYLLSRLKDLQKKHAVIGDVDGLGLAIRVELTETDGITPNRVLTDAIFQEGMKGDIVLNGKRYGLVLDVGGYYKNTFTLAPALTISYEEMDLFIELFGCLLKRCGA, encoded by the coding sequence ATGCAATATAATATAACGAAAAAGGAGCTCCTAGAGCTCGAGAGCCGCTATTGCTCTTATGGAGATACCGTACACTATTCAAAAGAACCGATCATTTTCAAGAGATGCGAGGGATCGTGGCTCTTTGACATTGAAGACAGGCCTTATCTCGACATGCAGATGTGGTATTCGGCCGTGAATTTTGGTTACAGAAACAAGGAGATAGAAGAGGCCCATAACCGCCAGATGGCGACCCTCCCTCAGGTGGCGTCTCAGTACCTGCACAAAGAAAAGATCATGCTTGCAGCCAGGATCGCCATGGAGACCGAGAAGAGATTCGGAAAGAAGGGTAGGGTGCATTTCAATGTAGGTGGGGCCCAGGCCATTGAAGACAGCTTGAAGCTCATTAGAAATTTCAAAGACGGCAAATCCCTTATGTTCGCATTCATGGGCGGCTATCATGGCCGCACCCTTGGCGCGACTGAGATAACGAGCAGTTTCAGATACAGAAGGAGATACGGACACTTTGCAAACAGGGCGGCGTTTATCCCATTTCCTTACTGTTACCGCTGCTTCTACAAAATGGAGCGTGGAACCTGTGACTATTACTGCATAAAGGAGTTCGAACGTCTCTTTGAGAGTGAATACTACGGCGTGATAGACAAAAAAGACAACGAAGTCGAGTATGCGGCGTTTTACATAGAGCCCATTCAGGCGACTGGCGGATATATAGTCCCGCCGCCTGAATATTTCCAGAGACTCAGCGAGATATTGAAGAGGTACGGGATACTCCTTGTGGATGACGAGATCCAGATGGGGTTTTACCGCACAGGAAAACTCTGGGCCATAGAGCACTTTAACACCAGACCCGATGTGGTAACATTCGCCAAGAGCCTTACAAACGGCCTCAATCCGCTCTCAGGCCTGTGGGCAAGGGAAGAACTTATCAATCCTGAGATATTTCCCCCAGGTTCAACACACTCGACCTTTTCAAGCAATCCCCTTGGCGCCGCTGCTGGTCTCGCTGTTATGGACTATATAAGCCGCAACAATATGGAGGGGCTTGTCGCCGAAAAAGGCGCATATCTTTTATCCAGGCTTAAAGATCTCCAAAAAAAGCACGCCGTAATCGGAGATGTCGACGGACTGGGTCTTGCTATCAGGGTTGAGCTTACCGAAACAGACGGCATTACGCCAAACAGGGTCCTTACCGACGCTATATTCCAGGAGGGCATGAAGGGTGACATAGTACTTAATGGAAAGAGATACGGCCTTGTACTTGATGTGGGTGGATATTACAAAAACACCTTTACTCTTGCACCGGCCCTTACCATCAGCTATGAAGAGATGGACCTCTTTATTGAGCTCTTTGGGTGTCTGCTTAAGCGATGCGGCGCATAA
- a CDS encoding MtnX-like HAD-IB family phosphatase, with translation MKKPEMKKPNDIVTFLQGADIFVTIDFDGTITASDITDAVIKEFARPGWEEAERLWEAGQIGSRECLSLQMSLIDQPLERIIKYACSLQIDRYFADFVGFLKRMDIRFAVISDGFRCIIDSIFKKAGIDGVPIYANDLSTCGHGLKTIFNSSEGCRNGTCKCRTADMLACGRPIIHIGDGRSDFCLAGKASYVFSKGKLTDYCRTIGIAYSEFADFAEIERDFKAFLKFVPVSGRTTDKEGIQPGCNII, from the coding sequence ATGAAGAAACCAGAAATGAAGAAACCAAATGATATAGTGACGTTTTTACAGGGGGCTGACATATTTGTAACTATTGATTTCGACGGTACCATAACCGCCTCTGATATAACCGATGCGGTTATAAAGGAATTTGCCAGACCTGGCTGGGAGGAGGCTGAAAGGCTCTGGGAGGCCGGGCAAATCGGATCACGAGAGTGTCTTTCCCTTCAGATGTCGTTGATAGACCAGCCGCTTGAAAGGATTATTAAATATGCCTGCAGCCTTCAGATAGACCGTTACTTTGCTGATTTTGTCGGTTTTTTGAAGAGGATGGACATACGGTTTGCGGTTATAAGCGATGGGTTTAGATGTATTATCGACAGCATATTCAAGAAGGCGGGTATTGATGGCGTCCCCATATATGCTAACGATTTGTCGACCTGTGGCCATGGATTGAAGACGATCTTTAATTCAAGTGAAGGTTGCAGGAATGGCACATGCAAATGCAGAACTGCAGACATGCTTGCCTGTGGGCGGCCGATTATACATATCGGCGACGGCCGCAGCGATTTTTGTCTGGCAGGTAAGGCGTCTTATGTCTTTTCTAAGGGTAAACTTACTGATTATTGCCGGACGATAGGGATAGCATATTCAGAATTTGCAGATTTTGCCGAGATCGAGAGGGATTTCAAGGCATTCTTGAAATTTGTTCCTGTCTCAGGAAGAACTACAGATAAAGAAGGGATACAGCCTGGATGCAATATAATATAA
- the tatA gene encoding twin-arginine translocase TatA/TatE family subunit, which translates to MFEGLFQPMHLLIILAIALLIFGPGKLPQLGEGLGKSIREFKKAIEDGDNNKDRSMLEPKKEDVSRNEETRNEETK; encoded by the coding sequence ATGTTTGAAGGACTGTTTCAACCCATGCATCTCTTGATAATCTTGGCGATCGCCTTGCTTATTTTTGGGCCCGGCAAGCTGCCCCAACTTGGTGAGGGGCTTGGAAAGAGCATCCGCGAGTTTAAAAAGGCTATAGAGGATGGAGATAATAATAAGGATAGATCCATGCTTGAGCCAAAAAAGGAAGATGTGTCGAGAAATGAAGAAACCAGAAATGAAGAAACCAAATGA
- a CDS encoding exo-beta-N-acetylmuramidase NamZ family protein, whose translation MTCISVGLERLLSDPPGWIMGRRLGLLCNQASVDASLRHAKDLINTRFPGQLRAIFTPQHGLFAEKQDNMVESPHERDTGLNIPVYSLYSGSRVPEPWQLYDIELFLVDIQDIGCRVYTFIWTMYLAMKACAKAGIGMVVLDRPNPIGGCLVEGNLLDEGLKSFVGLAPIPMRHGMTVGELARFFVWLEDLDLELHVVRMDGWRRDMDFQDTGLPWIWPSPNIPTVDTALVYPGQVVLEGTNLSEGRGTTRPFEVFGAPYLDIVRFKSAVERLALPGFVLREQYFEPTFHKWAGKRCRGFQIHVIDKRRYRPYLTTLSIVSLAKKLHPIDFQWREPPYEYDFERLPIDLIIGSETVRKAVEVGDGLEGIESLWHRDMEEFLRLRSRFLLY comes from the coding sequence GTGACTTGCATCAGCGTCGGACTCGAACGCCTTTTGTCGGATCCGCCTGGTTGGATAATGGGTCGGCGCTTAGGGCTTCTATGCAATCAGGCCTCGGTTGACGCCTCGTTGAGACATGCAAAAGACCTCATAAATACCCGTTTTCCAGGGCAACTGAGGGCAATCTTTACGCCTCAACATGGTCTTTTCGCTGAAAAACAGGACAACATGGTGGAATCCCCCCATGAGAGGGACACAGGATTAAACATACCTGTCTATAGCCTATATAGTGGGTCAAGGGTGCCTGAGCCGTGGCAGCTTTATGATATAGAACTCTTTCTTGTAGATATTCAGGATATCGGTTGCAGGGTCTATACCTTCATCTGGACCATGTATCTTGCCATGAAGGCCTGCGCCAAGGCTGGCATAGGTATGGTCGTCCTTGATCGCCCTAATCCAATAGGCGGTTGTCTCGTAGAAGGAAACCTCCTGGATGAAGGGCTTAAGTCATTTGTAGGTCTTGCCCCCATACCGATGCGGCATGGCATGACAGTGGGTGAGCTTGCAAGATTTTTTGTCTGGCTCGAAGACCTTGATCTTGAGCTCCATGTAGTCAGAATGGATGGGTGGCGCAGGGACATGGATTTCCAGGATACAGGTCTTCCGTGGATCTGGCCGTCTCCGAATATCCCGACTGTTGATACCGCCCTGGTATATCCAGGCCAGGTGGTGCTTGAAGGGACGAATCTGTCGGAGGGCCGGGGGACCACCAGGCCTTTCGAGGTCTTCGGTGCCCCATATTTGGATATCGTACGGTTCAAGTCCGCTGTCGAGAGGCTGGCACTTCCTGGTTTTGTTCTGAGAGAGCAATATTTTGAGCCAACCTTCCACAAGTGGGCAGGAAAAAGGTGCCGAGGTTTTCAAATACATGTGATTGACAAGCGCCGTTACCGTCCGTATTTAACTACGCTGTCTATCGTTTCACTTGCAAAGAAACTCCATCCCATTGACTTTCAGTGGAGGGAACCGCCTTATGAATATGATTTTGAGCGGCTACCCATTGATTTGATCATCGGAAGCGAGACCGTAAGAAAGGCGGTCGAGGTAGGAGATGGACTTGAGGGAATCGAATCCCTATGGCATAGGGATATGGAAGAATTCTTGAGGCTGAGGTCGAGATTTTTGCTTTACTAA
- a CDS encoding L-threonylcarbamoyladenylate synthase: MKEADLTGSDLDRAVSEAAKVLRAGGVVAYPTETSYGLGAVIDCKGALSRIFEVKARRKDKPLLVIIGDPAFLSELAACVPDQAKMLMERFWPGPLTILFPAKAGLPWPLCGQTGKIGLRISSHPVARALVNEVGRPVTATSANRSGLIAARTAQEVAEYLIDPAPDYILDGGPSPGEPPSSIVDVTVNPPAIIREGAIGAEDILALCG, translated from the coding sequence TTGAAAGAGGCTGATTTGACAGGCTCCGATCTGGATCGGGCCGTATCAGAGGCTGCGAAGGTCCTTCGCGCAGGCGGGGTTGTAGCCTATCCGACTGAGACCAGCTATGGTCTTGGTGCGGTTATAGATTGCAAAGGCGCATTGTCCCGGATCTTTGAGGTCAAGGCCAGGAGAAAAGACAAACCACTGTTGGTGATAATCGGTGATCCTGCCTTTTTGAGTGAACTGGCCGCTTGTGTGCCAGACCAGGCAAAAATGCTTATGGAGCGGTTTTGGCCCGGACCGCTCACCATCCTTTTTCCTGCAAAGGCTGGTCTGCCGTGGCCTTTATGCGGACAGACAGGGAAGATAGGTTTGCGTATCTCCAGCCACCCTGTGGCCAGGGCCTTGGTCAATGAGGTTGGAAGGCCTGTAACAGCTACAAGTGCCAATCGTTCAGGTCTTATTGCAGCAAGGACCGCTCAAGAGGTGGCCGAATATTTGATCGATCCGGCCCCTGATTATATACTCGATGGCGGTCCAAGTCCAGGTGAACCGCCATCGAGTATAGTGGACGTGACGGTCAATCCCCCGGCTATCATCAGGGAAGGGGCGATAGGAGCGGAAGATATTCTGGCCTTATGCGGGTAA
- a CDS encoding TPM domain-containing protein has translation MTLSRRKALHFIAAQRLLLCLFALFALLLSAAAYAQGLQPIPELSARVTDLTGTLSNIQKTELESKLAKLEEKKGSQIAILMVPTTKPEDIASFSIRVAEAWQLGRKGVDDGVLILVAKNDRRARIEVGYGLEGAIPDAVAKRIISEIMAPRFKDGDYYGGLSAAVDALAGFIEGEPLPVPNMQKTPATAQTGAAGFWQTLVLIIPFMIILGIVTARILGRILGGLIGFFVATMAVWFILGSLLLALVIGVFVFLLILSGEWGGGYTGGFGGGGGFGGGGASGDW, from the coding sequence ATGACCCTATCGAGGCGAAAGGCGCTGCACTTCATCGCAGCGCAACGGCTTCTTCTATGTTTATTTGCCTTATTTGCGCTGTTGCTTTCGGCAGCAGCCTATGCACAGGGACTCCAGCCCATTCCAGAACTCAGCGCCCGCGTTACCGACTTGACGGGGACACTTTCGAACATACAAAAGACGGAGCTCGAATCAAAGCTTGCAAAACTTGAAGAGAAAAAGGGCAGTCAGATAGCTATCCTGATGGTGCCTACCACAAAGCCTGAGGATATAGCATCCTTTTCAATCCGCGTGGCCGAGGCCTGGCAGCTTGGCAGAAAAGGGGTTGACGACGGCGTCCTGATACTGGTAGCTAAAAACGACAGAAGAGCCCGTATAGAAGTAGGCTATGGGCTCGAAGGGGCTATCCCCGATGCAGTTGCCAAAAGGATCATAAGCGAGATCATGGCGCCGCGTTTCAAAGACGGTGACTACTACGGAGGATTGTCGGCAGCAGTAGATGCACTGGCTGGGTTCATAGAAGGGGAACCGCTTCCGGTGCCTAATATGCAAAAGACCCCTGCGACTGCACAGACAGGTGCGGCAGGATTCTGGCAAACACTCGTCTTAATCATCCCGTTCATGATCATACTGGGTATTGTTACAGCCAGAATATTAGGCCGCATCCTGGGTGGCTTGATCGGTTTTTTTGTTGCAACCATGGCCGTTTGGTTCATCTTGGGCTCACTGCTTCTTGCCCTGGTCATAGGGGTTTTTGTATTTCTGCTGATACTGTCAGGTGAATGGGGGGGAGGTTATACTGGAGGCTTTGGCGGTGGGGGCGGGTTCGGCGGCGGAGGTGCCTCAGGTGACTGGTAA